From one Ictalurus punctatus breed USDA103 chromosome 20, Coco_2.0, whole genome shotgun sequence genomic stretch:
- the ccr12a gene encoding chemokine (C-C motif) receptor 12a — MDDQYDEYLDDFFSSNITEDPQYVVHNETVILCEKKNVIQFGALFIPTFYYMNFLLSLLGNGLVLCIIYKYEKLGTVTNIFLLNLVISDLLFASTLPFWAVYHRSEWIFGPALCKLVGSLYSIGFSSSILFLTLMTFDRYLAVVHAITAAQSRRRVYAFSMSSVVWVLSLISSLKDMVLYNVRENKPSGWVCEESGYTYQTIVKWQLMGYYQQFGLFFLLPLLMVFYCYGRITIRIVSTRIQEKCRAVKLIFVIIFTFFICWTPYNVVILLKALRLSSRDKSCGDDLDYAEYVTRNIAYLYCCISPVFYTFVGKKFQSHFRKLLAKHIPCLKTTILSSQSSRTTSFRSPNTEYY; from the coding sequence ATGGATGACCAGTATGACGAATatctggatgattttttttcgtCCAACATCACCGAAGACCCACAATATGTCGTGCACAACGAGACTGTGATTTTGTGCGAAAAGAAAAACGTGATTCAGTTTGGTGCGCTGTTCATCCCGACGTTCTACTACATGAACTTCTTGCTGAGCCTTTTGGGAAATGGTCTGGTTCTGTGCATCATCTACAAGTATGAGAAGCTCGGTACGGTCACCAACATCTTCCTGCTCAACCTGGTCATCTCGGACCTCTTGTTCGCCTCCACCTTGCCTTTCTGGGCCGTCTACCACCGTTCCGAGTGGATCTTTGGCCCTGCCCTCTGCAAGCTGGTAGGTAGCTTGTACTCGATCGGCTTTTCCAGCTCCATCCTCTTCCTCACGCTCATGACCTTCGATCGCTACCTGGCTGTGGTCCATGCCATCACGGCTGCCCAGAGCCGCCGGAGGGTGTACGCCTTCTCCATGTCTTCTGTCGTCTGGGTTCTCAGTCTCATCTCTAGCCTTAAAGACATGGTCCTCTACAATGTACGGGAGAACAAACCAAGTGGCTGGGTGTGTGAAGAGAGTGGCTACACATACCAGACCATAGTCAAATGGCAGCTGATGGGTTACTACCAGCAGTTCGGGTTGTTCTTCCTGCTTCCACTGTTGATGGTGTTCTATTGCTACGGCCGAATCACCATTCGCATCGTCTCCACGCGAATACAAGAGAAGTGCAGGGCTGTCAAGCTCATCTTTGTCATCATCTTCACATTCTTCATCTGCTGGACTCCCTACAATGTGGTCATCCTCCTCAAGGCCCTTCGCTTGTCCTCCAGAGACAAATCATGTGGCGATGACCTGGACTACGCAGAATATGTCACGCGTAACATCGCATACTTATATTGCTGCATCAGCCCTGTGTTCTACACCTTTGTGGGGAAGAAATTTCAGAGTCATTTCCGGAAACTTCTAGCTAAGCACATACCGTGTTTGAAGACCACCATCCTgtcgtctcaaagcagcagGACCACATCTTTCAGGAGCCCCAATACTGAGTACTACTAA